A portion of the Blautia hansenii DSM 20583 genome contains these proteins:
- a CDS encoding amidohydrolase, with product MQQFYYGGDILTMEKEGEILEAVLVENGRIKKAGDFEKVKAFVKEDAQWINLKGKTLMPAFIDAHSHISTAIQMSQAADLSQCESFEEIISVLKEYQRENKIEKTGIIIGFGYDHNFLPQGKQPDKRYLNQVSKEIPIYISHTSGHMGCANDAALALAGITKDTKDPEGGKIGRFDKDNEPDGYLEEAAMMLLQKAIGPRIKFDLKAGLKKTQELYLQNGIITVQDGAASPESFAMLRQMDESKELILDVVLYPLLQNKAQELFLEFPEYAEQYCGNLKLGGYKAVLDGSPQGRSAWLTKPYENSEGYCAYPWFSDKETEKFMKTAVEDSRQILVHCNGDAAGDQFIHAYRKALENSKNPKKDKLRPVMIHCQTAREDQLEEMKELGILPSIFVGHVYYWGEVHRKNLGEERAARISPCHSAFLRNMKVTFHQDTPVTKPNMLHSVWCGVNRITRTGNQLGKEQCCTVYEALQAVTINGAYAYFEEKEKGSVKEGKRADLVILDRNPMKTEKKMLKEIQVLETIKEGKSIWKKEDR from the coding sequence ATGCAGCAATTTTATTATGGCGGAGATATTCTCACCATGGAAAAAGAAGGGGAAATCTTAGAAGCGGTACTTGTGGAAAACGGCAGAATTAAAAAAGCTGGGGATTTTGAAAAAGTAAAGGCTTTTGTAAAAGAAGATGCACAATGGATAAATCTGAAAGGGAAAACACTGATGCCCGCTTTTATTGATGCCCATAGCCATATCTCTACTGCTATTCAAATGTCACAGGCAGCAGATTTAAGTCAATGTGAGAGTTTTGAGGAAATTATTTCTGTTTTAAAAGAGTATCAGCGGGAGAATAAAATAGAAAAGACAGGTATCATTATTGGATTTGGATATGATCATAATTTCTTACCTCAGGGGAAGCAGCCGGATAAAAGGTACTTAAATCAGGTTTCTAAAGAAATACCTATTTATATTTCTCATACTTCCGGTCACATGGGCTGTGCCAATGATGCTGCTCTTGCACTGGCGGGAATTACAAAGGATACAAAAGATCCGGAAGGCGGTAAAATTGGTCGCTTTGATAAAGATAATGAGCCGGATGGTTATCTGGAAGAAGCAGCAATGATGTTGCTGCAAAAGGCAATAGGCCCCAGAATAAAATTTGACTTGAAAGCGGGTTTGAAAAAAACGCAGGAGTTGTATCTGCAAAACGGAATTATAACTGTGCAAGACGGTGCAGCATCTCCTGAATCTTTTGCAATGCTTCGACAGATGGATGAAAGTAAAGAGCTGATTTTAGATGTAGTATTATATCCTTTATTACAAAATAAGGCTCAAGAATTATTTTTAGAATTTCCTGAATACGCAGAACAATATTGTGGAAATTTAAAGCTGGGAGGCTATAAAGCAGTTCTTGATGGTTCTCCTCAGGGACGTTCTGCATGGCTGACAAAACCTTATGAAAATAGTGAAGGGTATTGTGCTTATCCATGGTTTTCTGATAAAGAAACAGAAAAATTTATGAAAACAGCAGTGGAAGACAGCAGACAGATTTTAGTACATTGTAACGGAGATGCAGCAGGAGATCAGTTTATCCACGCTTATAGAAAAGCATTGGAAAATAGTAAAAATCCTAAAAAAGACAAGCTTCGTCCGGTGATGATTCATTGTCAGACAGCAAGGGAAGACCAGTTAGAGGAAATGAAAGAACTGGGTATTCTTCCGTCTATTTTTGTGGGACATGTCTATTACTGGGGTGAAGTACACAGAAAAAATTTAGGCGAAGAAAGAGCCGCACGTATTAGTCCTTGTCATTCTGCGTTTTTAAGAAATATGAAAGTGACTTTTCATCAGGATACACCGGTTACAAAGCCGAATATGCTGCATTCTGTATGGTGTGGGGTAAATCGTATTACACGCACAGGAAATCAGTTGGGTAAAGAGCAGTGCTGTACTGTGTATGAGGCACTTCAGGCAGTGACGATAAACGGTGCATACGCATACTTTGAAGAAAAAGAAAAGGGAAGTGTTAAAGAAGGAAAAAGGGCAGACCTTGTTATTCTGGATAGAAATCCAATGAAAACAGAGAAAAAAATGTTAAAAGAAATACAAGTTTTGGAAACCATAAAAGAGGGAAAAAGTATTTGGAAAAAGGAAGATAGATAA